From the genome of Parazoarcus communis, one region includes:
- a CDS encoding hydrolase 2, exosortase A system-associated — MREAFFLDAPRGGRFCLATRPAGTSKGAILFVPPFAEELNKSRRMVALAAGAFAREGWTVLQMDCFGCGDSAGDFSDASWKDWIQDLGSGWDWLQQDGTQRASAKLPLVLWTLRSGSLLAADWMHERGECPPLLIWQPVTSGKQHLTQFLRLKAANEMLAESDARQVMASIRAALQRGENVEVAGYGLSPALASGMDAANLRLPAGYAAPVAILELGSAERADSSPAVASLTAKWTAAAIRVRSEVVAGPGFWQTQEIETAPLLIERSLGMLEYLAQ, encoded by the coding sequence ATGCGAGAAGCTTTTTTCCTGGATGCTCCGCGGGGTGGGCGATTTTGTCTTGCGACCCGGCCTGCGGGCACATCGAAGGGCGCAATACTGTTCGTGCCCCCCTTTGCCGAGGAGCTTAACAAGTCGCGGCGGATGGTGGCGCTGGCTGCGGGTGCCTTCGCTCGAGAGGGCTGGACCGTGCTGCAGATGGACTGCTTCGGTTGCGGAGACAGTGCAGGTGATTTTTCCGACGCGAGCTGGAAAGACTGGATTCAGGACCTGGGGTCGGGCTGGGACTGGCTGCAACAGGATGGCACGCAGCGCGCTTCTGCGAAGTTGCCGCTCGTTCTATGGACCCTGCGCAGCGGAAGCTTGTTGGCCGCCGACTGGATGCACGAGCGTGGGGAGTGTCCGCCCTTGCTGATTTGGCAGCCCGTGACCAGTGGCAAACAGCACCTCACCCAGTTCTTGCGTCTCAAGGCCGCCAACGAGATGCTGGCCGAATCGGACGCGCGGCAGGTGATGGCATCGATTCGGGCCGCACTGCAGCGTGGCGAAAATGTCGAGGTCGCGGGCTATGGCCTTTCCCCGGCGCTGGCGTCCGGAATGGACGCCGCGAATTTACGTCTGCCGGCGGGCTATGCGGCGCCCGTTGCGATACTGGAACTCGGAAGTGCAGAGCGAGCCGATTCGTCGCCAGCGGTGGCAAGTCTGACTGCAAAGTGGACCGCTGCGGCCATCAGGGTAAGGTCGGAGGTGGTGGCAGGGCCGGGCTTCTGGCAGACCCAGGAGATCGAGACCGCACCGCTTCTGATCGAGCGCTCGCTGGGCATGCTGGAGTATCTCGCTCAATGA
- a CDS encoding pyridoxal-dependent decarboxylase, exosortase A system-associated: MTEVRTPPVHTPMNQFPARGGELLVNGIPLSRIAARIGRTPFYVYDRSLLTSRVKQLRSALPAAIKLHYAMKANPMPALVCHMAGLVDGIDVASAGELMVALDAGANPQEVSFAGPGKTDAELRQAVAAGILINVESFREVPILAAAAQELGLPARVAVRVNPDFELKSSGMKMGGGPKQFGVDAEQVPELLAEIGRAGLAFEGFHLFAGSQNLKPESIVEAQQKSFALACKLAEHAPAPVKFLNLGGGFGIPYFPGEQPLDLTQIGTNLTDIVEQAKISLPQAEIVIELGRYFVGEAGLYVSKVIDKKVSRGQTYLVTDGGLHHHLSASGNFGQVIRKNYPAAIGNRMGAEGQENVSVVGPLCTPLDLLADRMSLSVAQPGDLVVIYQSGAYGASASPQGFLGHPEVIEVLV, encoded by the coding sequence ATGACTGAAGTCCGCACTCCTCCTGTCCATACGCCAATGAATCAGTTTCCCGCGCGGGGAGGCGAACTCCTGGTCAACGGCATACCGCTCAGTCGCATTGCCGCAAGAATCGGCCGCACCCCCTTCTATGTGTATGACCGCAGTCTTCTCACATCGCGCGTGAAACAGCTACGATCAGCCCTCCCAGCTGCGATCAAGCTTCACTATGCAATGAAGGCGAACCCGATGCCGGCGCTGGTCTGCCACATGGCAGGACTCGTCGATGGCATCGATGTTGCCTCCGCGGGCGAACTCATGGTTGCGCTCGACGCGGGCGCCAACCCACAGGAAGTCAGCTTTGCCGGACCGGGAAAAACCGATGCCGAACTGCGGCAGGCCGTTGCGGCGGGCATTCTCATCAACGTTGAATCGTTCCGCGAAGTCCCTATCCTTGCGGCCGCAGCACAGGAGCTCGGCTTACCCGCCAGGGTTGCTGTCCGGGTCAATCCAGATTTCGAGCTCAAGTCGTCCGGCATGAAGATGGGCGGCGGCCCAAAGCAGTTTGGTGTCGATGCCGAACAAGTGCCTGAGCTGCTCGCTGAAATCGGCCGCGCCGGGCTCGCCTTCGAGGGCTTTCATCTCTTTGCGGGTTCGCAAAACCTCAAGCCAGAATCAATCGTCGAGGCGCAACAGAAAAGCTTTGCCCTTGCCTGCAAGCTCGCCGAACACGCGCCCGCACCCGTCAAGTTTCTAAACCTTGGGGGCGGCTTCGGCATTCCGTACTTCCCAGGCGAACAGCCGCTGGATCTGACACAGATTGGCACCAACCTCACCGATATCGTCGAGCAGGCGAAAATCAGCCTGCCGCAAGCAGAGATCGTCATCGAACTCGGCCGCTACTTCGTGGGAGAAGCCGGCCTGTACGTCAGCAAGGTAATTGACAAGAAGGTCTCGCGAGGCCAGACATACCTTGTCACCGACGGAGGCCTGCACCACCATCTTTCAGCCTCGGGCAACTTCGGGCAAGTCATCCGCAAAAACTACCCCGCAGCCATTGGGAACCGGATGGGCGCAGAGGGCCAGGAAAACGTCTCGGTGGTCGGTCCGCTTTGCACCCCGCTAGACCTGCTCGCAGACCGAATGAGCCTGTCGGTGGCGCAACCTGGTGATTTGGTGGTGATCTATCAATCCGGTGCGTATGGAGCCAGTGCAAGCCCGCAGGGGTTTCTGGGGCATCCGGAGGTGATCGAGGTACTGGTCTGA
- a CDS encoding lipopolysaccharide biosynthesis protein — protein MAIRRSLGISGATQAINFILNFGSVIVVSRLLTPEEIGIFSVAVSLIGIAHILRDFGVGQYLIQAKDVSRERMRAAFSVMLFISWTIAALLFLLRWPIADFYQRDSVAEVIGVISFNFLIIPFGAPILSVMRREMLFGKLALVSTTNTAVQAAVTVLTALNGFGYMSMAWGSIAGMLTNIALLFLLRPAHVMLLPTFKGLREVLSFGYKASAATLVNEAGASAPDIIIGRTLDFAAVAFYSRAAGLINMIMAQIIRVIQDVFLPAFAKDFRGGGDPSRMYAQAMGHMTGVTVPLIAFIALMSEPLILFFFGDQWARSAPLASVLCIYSLLTAPFSLAANALIATGYVGSLLKVQITSQSLRILILLCSIWVSLENVVLLLSIWAIATSFLFARCLKHSFNLEASALFKSIWRSYLLIPLTLALPITFRAFNNYNQWDLSDLSILLLSGILFSVTWLASIFLVRHPLNFEIMQILRTIRPRKA, from the coding sequence ATGGCAATCAGAAGATCACTGGGCATTAGTGGAGCGACGCAGGCAATCAACTTCATCCTCAACTTCGGAAGCGTGATTGTTGTATCGCGCCTCCTGACTCCAGAGGAAATCGGAATTTTCTCAGTCGCAGTCTCCTTGATTGGGATTGCGCATATTCTGCGCGACTTTGGAGTTGGGCAGTACCTGATTCAGGCCAAGGACGTCTCGCGCGAGAGAATGCGCGCCGCTTTCTCGGTAATGCTGTTTATTTCATGGACAATTGCTGCGCTGCTATTTCTGCTGCGGTGGCCAATCGCCGACTTCTATCAACGGGATAGCGTAGCCGAAGTCATCGGAGTGATCTCCTTCAACTTCCTAATCATCCCGTTTGGCGCCCCCATTCTTTCCGTAATGCGGCGCGAAATGCTGTTCGGCAAACTGGCACTGGTCTCAACCACTAACACCGCAGTCCAGGCGGCGGTGACGGTCCTCACCGCACTAAATGGCTTCGGCTACATGAGCATGGCTTGGGGTTCAATCGCGGGGATGCTCACAAACATCGCGCTGCTCTTTCTCCTTCGCCCCGCGCACGTCATGCTTCTCCCGACATTCAAGGGCCTTCGGGAAGTCCTCAGCTTCGGATATAAGGCAAGCGCGGCAACTCTGGTGAACGAGGCGGGCGCGAGTGCGCCGGATATCATCATCGGCCGTACTTTGGACTTTGCCGCTGTCGCGTTTTACAGCAGGGCTGCCGGCCTGATTAACATGATCATGGCGCAGATAATCCGTGTAATCCAGGACGTATTTCTTCCGGCGTTTGCCAAGGACTTCCGGGGTGGCGGCGATCCCTCACGCATGTACGCGCAAGCCATGGGTCACATGACAGGTGTTACTGTCCCACTCATAGCCTTTATCGCCCTCATGTCCGAGCCACTAATACTCTTCTTTTTTGGAGACCAGTGGGCTCGGTCCGCCCCGCTGGCGTCAGTGCTTTGCATCTACTCCCTGCTGACGGCCCCCTTCTCCCTGGCCGCAAATGCACTAATTGCAACAGGCTATGTTGGATCGCTCCTTAAGGTTCAGATAACGTCGCAGTCGTTAAGAATACTCATACTATTATGCTCAATATGGGTTTCACTTGAGAACGTGGTACTCCTCCTTTCCATATGGGCAATTGCGACATCCTTCCTGTTTGCGCGGTGCCTTAAGCACTCATTCAACCTTGAAGCCTCAGCACTTTTTAAGAGCATATGGCGAAGCTATTTGCTAATTCCCCTAACGTTAGCTTTGCCGATCACCTTCCGTGCATTCAACAACTATAATCAGTGGGATCTCTCAGACCTCAGCATTCTTCTGCTTTCGGGGATACTCTTTTCTGTAACGTGGCTCGCTTCCATTTTCTTAGTTAGACATCCCCTCAATTTCGAAATAATGCAGATACTACGAACCATAAGACCCCGCAAGGCTTGA
- a CDS encoding acyl carrier protein, with product MEIKKEVLAILDEVLSLGGRASGFELETPLLGAVPELDSMAVVGVINLMEERFGFIVEDDEIDGASFATVGSLVEFVEGKLA from the coding sequence TTGGAAATCAAGAAAGAAGTGCTGGCCATTCTCGATGAAGTGTTGAGCCTGGGGGGGCGGGCAAGCGGATTCGAGCTCGAAACGCCTTTGCTAGGCGCTGTTCCCGAGCTGGATTCGATGGCCGTGGTCGGAGTGATCAATCTGATGGAGGAACGTTTCGGTTTCATTGTCGAGGACGACGAGATTGACGGTGCCTCTTTCGCCACCGTTGGTTCGCTGGTCGAGTTCGTTGAAGGCAAGCTGGCCTGA
- a CDS encoding hydrolase 1, exosortase A system-associated: MTVREAAFLFECEGDELVGIIAAPEEISSDLGILVVVGGPQYRVGSHRQFVLMARRLAANGFACMRFDYRGMGDATGEQRDFEHVEQDIRAAIDAFCARAPAVKRVVLWGLCDGASAACFYAAGDTRVAGMVLLNPWVKTAAGEAKTYLKHYYLQRVLEPAFWKKLMGGGVSIGKSLRGLFSAVEVASSKAGVTSDGAAKGDLPQRMAAGLVRAGKPFCVVLSERDYVAREFESVVGAGGAWKGLTAATSPTRIAKSDHTFSTAEWRALVEDCTKAWVSGLGRGQPKEKL, translated from the coding sequence ATGACGGTGCGTGAAGCCGCCTTCCTGTTCGAGTGCGAGGGCGACGAACTTGTCGGCATCATCGCTGCGCCCGAAGAAATCAGTTCAGATCTCGGCATTCTGGTGGTGGTGGGCGGTCCGCAATACCGCGTGGGGAGCCATCGGCAGTTCGTACTCATGGCGCGCCGGCTCGCGGCAAATGGTTTTGCCTGCATGCGTTTCGACTACCGTGGCATGGGCGATGCAACTGGCGAGCAGCGCGATTTCGAACATGTCGAGCAGGACATTCGTGCTGCGATCGATGCATTCTGCGCGCGCGCGCCAGCGGTGAAGCGCGTGGTGCTGTGGGGCTTGTGCGACGGCGCGAGCGCAGCGTGTTTTTATGCTGCGGGCGATACGCGCGTGGCTGGCATGGTGCTGCTTAATCCGTGGGTCAAGACCGCTGCAGGCGAAGCAAAGACGTATCTTAAGCATTACTATCTGCAGCGTGTGCTTGAGCCGGCTTTTTGGAAGAAGCTGATGGGTGGTGGCGTTTCGATCGGGAAGTCACTTCGTGGCCTTTTTTCTGCGGTCGAAGTGGCGAGCAGCAAGGCGGGCGTGACAAGCGATGGCGCGGCAAAAGGCGACCTTCCGCAACGAATGGCGGCAGGACTTGTCCGTGCGGGAAAGCCCTTTTGTGTTGTACTGAGTGAGCGCGACTACGTCGCCCGCGAGTTCGAGTCGGTGGTTGGGGCGGGCGGAGCCTGGAAAGGGCTGACGGCGGCGACTTCGCCGACACGCATCGCGAAATCCGACCATACTTTTTCCACTGCCGAGTGGCGGGCGCTCGTCGAGGACTGCACCAAAGCCTGGGTCAGCGGTTTAGGACGCGGCCAACCGAAGGAGAAGCTGTGA
- a CDS encoding GNAT family N-acetyltransferase yields MLPANLKHTFEELGAVNGAVYLVGRLLQRLSGDRVRIVRYQFFAQPVPQTPPAAPRAAGKCRIRIVGAHDPVVSAFPRPPHVIARRFSDGATCFVAEMGDRFAGFLWLARGAYEEDEVRCRYELVPPALCAWDFDVYVEPDFRIGRSFSRLWEAANAHLAAQGVQWSLSRISAFNPASLAAHRRLGIRQLGTATFLVLGTAQFSFHGKTPFFSICTSHARRPQLQLSPPVAQEQGSR; encoded by the coding sequence ATGTTGCCCGCGAATCTCAAGCACACCTTCGAAGAACTCGGCGCCGTCAATGGCGCGGTGTACCTGGTCGGCCGCCTTTTGCAGCGACTCAGCGGCGACCGCGTCCGCATCGTTCGCTATCAGTTCTTCGCGCAGCCCGTTCCGCAGACACCCCCGGCGGCGCCGCGCGCCGCCGGCAAGTGTCGCATCCGCATCGTCGGCGCACATGACCCGGTGGTAAGCGCCTTTCCGCGCCCGCCGCACGTCATTGCCCGGCGCTTTTCCGACGGCGCGACCTGCTTCGTGGCCGAGATGGGCGACCGATTCGCCGGGTTTCTGTGGCTCGCACGCGGAGCCTATGAAGAAGACGAAGTGCGCTGTCGCTACGAACTCGTCCCCCCCGCGCTGTGCGCATGGGACTTCGACGTTTATGTGGAACCGGACTTTCGTATCGGTCGCAGTTTTTCGCGGCTATGGGAAGCGGCCAACGCCCATCTTGCCGCCCAGGGCGTGCAGTGGAGCCTGTCGCGCATTTCCGCGTTCAACCCGGCATCGCTCGCAGCCCATCGCCGGCTCGGCATCCGCCAGCTCGGCACAGCAACTTTTCTGGTGCTGGGCACGGCGCAGTTTTCGTTCCATGGAAAGACACCGTTCTTCAGCATCTGCACCAGCCACGCGCGCCGCCCCCAGTTGCAGCTTTCGCCTCCTGTCGCACAGGAGCAGGGGTCGCGATGA
- a CDS encoding tetratricopeptide repeat protein: MILRPLSGVMMVLLALSSHALFAQEAPAALGCGTLQNAYGPFDYRTDKGRLGIVEKFHFGPGQETLSNKVGLGGNIDYTLRAFPNHHRALMSMMKLGFLERTSKPKGADYTIKCYMVRAEAFRPDDAMVKVIHGLYLIQSGAAQEAVAKLEQARELDSYNANVHYNLGLAYFDLKKYELALESAHVAYAQGFPLRGLRDKLKRAGKWRDPVAGRAGLVAPNLPSAPAEIVPEFESPDKGTPESASES; encoded by the coding sequence GTGATTCTGAGGCCTTTAAGCGGTGTGATGATGGTGTTGCTGGCGCTGAGCAGCCACGCCTTGTTTGCTCAGGAAGCTCCAGCCGCGCTGGGCTGCGGAACGCTGCAGAACGCGTATGGGCCGTTCGACTACCGCACGGATAAGGGCCGACTCGGTATCGTCGAGAAGTTCCACTTCGGCCCGGGTCAGGAAACGCTGTCGAATAAGGTGGGGCTGGGCGGCAACATCGACTACACCCTGCGCGCGTTTCCCAACCATCACCGCGCCTTGATGTCGATGATGAAACTCGGGTTCCTCGAGCGCACGTCCAAGCCAAAGGGCGCCGACTATACGATCAAGTGTTACATGGTTCGTGCGGAGGCTTTCAGACCGGATGACGCGATGGTCAAGGTCATCCATGGTCTGTACCTCATTCAGTCGGGCGCAGCACAAGAGGCAGTGGCAAAGCTCGAACAAGCCCGCGAACTCGATTCCTATAACGCGAATGTGCACTACAACCTGGGGTTGGCGTACTTCGACCTGAAGAAGTATGAGCTCGCGCTAGAGAGCGCCCATGTTGCCTACGCCCAGGGTTTTCCGCTGAGGGGTCTGCGGGATAAGCTGAAGCGAGCAGGGAAGTGGCGTGACCCGGTTGCGGGGCGTGCAGGCCTCGTTGCGCCTAATTTGCCTTCGGCGCCCGCAGAAATCGTTCCCGAGTTCGAATCACCAGACAAGGGCACTCCGGAGTCGGCAAGTGAGTCCTAG
- a CDS encoding right-handed parallel beta-helix repeat-containing protein produces the protein MLLRRAALLLALTTTGASAAVITVGPGESVDTIAAAARLAQDGDTVLIKGGTYRGDVAVWTQKQLEIRGIDGRPVLIADGKSAEGKAIWVFRNGDYTVDNIEFRGTRVADGNGAGIRFERGKLAISNCLFEDNQMGLLTANYEDAELLISDSIFSTAPHDGPTLNHLLYIGKITRVSITGSRFHSGFKGHLIKSRARNTDLRYNLIYDGPAGEASYEVDLPNGGDALLIGNIIGQSAASQNPVIVAFGAEGPTWPNSRLQMSHNTLISQGWRPAWFVRSWAEKLPADTTITTRNNLTVGLGVFTTLLPGSHSGNCPLLPGALDPATLELTLGDSSWLRGLASPAEPPALTPQAEFTFPRGTRSLPPTTQWTPGAYQSTEPPLASITVPK, from the coding sequence ATGCTCCTGCGCCGCGCGGCCCTCCTCCTCGCCCTGACGACAACTGGCGCAAGCGCGGCCGTCATTACGGTCGGCCCCGGAGAGTCGGTTGATACGATTGCTGCTGCGGCACGTCTTGCCCAGGACGGCGACACCGTCCTGATCAAGGGCGGCACCTACCGCGGCGATGTGGCCGTGTGGACGCAAAAGCAACTCGAAATCCGCGGCATTGACGGACGCCCCGTGCTGATCGCCGACGGCAAGAGCGCCGAAGGCAAGGCCATCTGGGTGTTCCGAAATGGCGACTACACAGTGGATAACATCGAGTTCCGCGGTACGCGGGTGGCCGACGGAAATGGGGCGGGGATTCGGTTTGAACGCGGAAAACTTGCGATCAGCAACTGCCTGTTCGAAGACAACCAGATGGGACTGCTCACCGCCAATTACGAGGATGCAGAACTGCTGATCAGCGACAGCATTTTCAGCACTGCCCCGCACGACGGTCCCACACTCAACCACCTGCTCTACATCGGGAAAATTACTCGCGTCTCGATCACGGGCAGTCGCTTCCACAGCGGCTTCAAGGGGCACCTGATCAAGTCCCGCGCACGCAACACAGACCTTCGCTACAACCTCATCTACGACGGCCCTGCTGGTGAAGCCTCATACGAGGTCGACCTCCCAAACGGTGGCGACGCCCTGTTGATCGGAAACATCATCGGTCAAAGCGCAGCGAGCCAGAATCCGGTCATCGTAGCCTTTGGCGCTGAAGGTCCGACCTGGCCAAATAGCCGGCTGCAGATGTCCCACAACACCCTGATCAGCCAAGGCTGGCGCCCAGCCTGGTTCGTGCGCAGCTGGGCAGAAAAGCTGCCTGCTGACACCACAATCACAACTCGCAACAACCTCACCGTGGGCCTGGGCGTCTTCACCACTCTGCTGCCTGGCAGCCACAGTGGAAACTGCCCGCTGCTGCCCGGTGCGCTCGACCCCGCAACACTTGAATTAACGCTCGGAGACTCATCATGGCTTCGGGGCCTTGCCTCCCCTGCTGAGCCGCCAGCACTTACCCCACAAGCCGAATTTACCTTTCCACGTGGCACTCGCTCCCTGCCGCCCACGACCCAATGGACGCCCGGTGCATATCAAAGCACCGAACCACCTCTTGCCTCAATCACCGTTCCGAAATGA
- a CDS encoding glycosyltransferase family 4 protein, translating to MKVAITSYPMLWQRTGGLQVQILKTVEHLRAEGIDARVFDTLNDRFSNYDIVHVFSAINGTHVILREAQAQGARTVLSPILQPEKSRWTFRRYAIASWITGRLTGYDIRTTFDNIQSALKYSDRLIALSSEEEQVLTDGYGVDKRSISRISNGIDPAFFSAEPDLFLERHPTPGGFVLVVGSISPYKNQLGVIRQSNRPVVLIGPPSNKDYLAQCLEEGGERVVYIGSLAHDDPLLASAYAAAGVTVLASAGETFGLTAVESLAAGTPAIITKSNGLGLLPNPPYLQFIDPSNRSMLRSAIESATSAPTDARDRCRAMVAHLTWHQVSSSIAEVYKNLDISVR from the coding sequence ATGAAAGTAGCGATCACCTCTTACCCAATGCTATGGCAGAGAACTGGGGGGCTCCAGGTCCAGATCCTAAAGACCGTGGAGCACCTCCGCGCCGAAGGCATTGATGCACGTGTGTTCGACACCCTTAACGATCGCTTCTCTAACTACGATATAGTTCACGTATTCTCTGCGATTAACGGGACGCACGTAATCCTCCGCGAAGCGCAGGCTCAAGGAGCGAGAACAGTGCTCAGCCCGATTCTCCAACCAGAGAAAAGCCGCTGGACGTTCAGGCGCTACGCGATTGCAAGCTGGATCACCGGGCGACTCACTGGCTACGACATACGCACCACCTTTGACAACATCCAGTCGGCGCTGAAATATAGCGATCGCTTGATCGCCTTGAGCAGTGAGGAAGAGCAGGTCCTTACAGACGGATACGGGGTTGATAAGCGCAGTATATCGCGTATTTCTAACGGCATTGACCCCGCCTTCTTCTCAGCAGAGCCGGACTTATTCCTCGAACGCCACCCTACCCCAGGGGGATTTGTTCTCGTAGTTGGGTCGATATCGCCCTACAAAAATCAGCTGGGCGTGATCCGACAGTCCAATCGCCCCGTCGTCCTGATCGGACCACCAAGCAACAAAGACTATCTTGCCCAGTGCCTGGAGGAAGGCGGGGAGCGCGTCGTATACATTGGAAGCCTAGCTCACGATGACCCGCTATTGGCATCTGCATATGCTGCTGCCGGGGTAACTGTACTCGCGAGTGCAGGCGAGACCTTTGGACTTACCGCAGTCGAGTCACTCGCTGCTGGAACGCCGGCGATCATTACAAAATCCAATGGCTTGGGGCTTCTACCTAACCCACCCTATCTCCAGTTCATCGATCCAAGCAATCGCTCGATGCTCCGGAGTGCAATCGAATCTGCGACTAGCGCCCCCACAGATGCTCGCGATCGATGCAGAGCCATGGTCGCTCATCTTACCTGGCATCAGGTATCCTCCAGCATCGCCGAAGTGTATAAGAACCTCGACATCAGCGTGCGCTAA
- a CDS encoding asparagine synthetase B family protein codes for MPEQFSGHFQSTPGAPAQPALSSHLSRHDFPHGALGHSNTLSTFSEDGLTCLALGTPRFNDSSLREICAQQGASAAWMRALRKNGEAALQEVKGRFCVVLISDNGNDVLLATDRFGTWPICYSATADMLTFSDRADCVPDAKRQISSQAVYEYLFFHMIPAPDTIFEGVLRLEAGHLLKWQAGAAQCIRWWTPIFDEQNTPDLEDAKAQFLQIIQDGVTHEAAGHNVGTFLSGGTDSSTVTGMLCKTLGVPARSYSIGFDASGYDEMEYARIAAKHFGADHHEYYVTPDDLLDGIPCVATHYDQPFGNSSAVPAWICASRAREDGIDKILAGDGGDELFGGNTRYAKQRVFGWYDSVPGALRRGLLEPSLALPGMDRIPLIKKGVSYVEQARVPMPDRIHMYNMLVRLGMGNVFEPDFLARIDTDRPQREQREVWHATNAKSHINRMLAYDWKYTLADNDLPKVIGTTQLAGIDVAFPLLSDELLAFSTSLPPEWKLKRLTLRWFFKEALRGFLPDEIIAKKKHGFGLPFGVWACQHAGLKAMAADALGSFRGRGIVKSNFIDDLLKIHLPAHPGYYGEMVWILMMMEFWMREHETAH; via the coding sequence GTGCCTGAACAGTTCAGCGGTCATTTTCAAAGCACACCGGGCGCGCCAGCACAGCCCGCACTATCATCGCACCTGTCCCGTCATGATTTTCCGCATGGAGCACTCGGCCACTCCAACACGCTAAGCACTTTCAGTGAAGACGGCCTTACCTGCCTCGCTCTGGGAACACCCCGCTTCAACGATTCCTCACTGCGCGAAATTTGCGCGCAACAAGGCGCATCCGCGGCATGGATGCGCGCCTTGCGCAAGAATGGCGAAGCAGCGCTTCAAGAGGTGAAAGGCCGCTTTTGTGTGGTCCTGATCAGCGACAACGGTAATGACGTCCTGCTTGCCACAGACCGATTCGGAACCTGGCCGATCTGCTATTCGGCCACAGCCGATATGCTGACCTTCTCTGATCGCGCCGACTGCGTTCCCGATGCCAAGCGGCAGATCTCGTCGCAGGCAGTGTACGAGTATCTCTTTTTCCACATGATTCCGGCCCCAGACACTATTTTCGAGGGGGTGCTGCGCCTTGAGGCAGGGCACTTGCTCAAATGGCAGGCGGGGGCAGCACAATGCATTCGCTGGTGGACGCCGATTTTCGACGAGCAGAATACGCCGGATCTGGAGGACGCTAAAGCACAGTTCCTCCAGATCATTCAGGACGGCGTCACCCATGAAGCCGCTGGGCACAACGTGGGCACCTTCCTTTCGGGCGGCACTGACAGCTCCACCGTTACCGGCATGCTGTGCAAGACGCTCGGCGTGCCCGCGCGCAGCTATTCCATTGGTTTCGACGCCAGTGGCTACGACGAAATGGAATACGCCCGTATCGCTGCCAAGCACTTTGGTGCGGACCATCACGAGTACTACGTAACACCCGACGATCTCCTCGACGGCATACCGTGCGTAGCCACCCACTACGACCAACCCTTTGGCAATTCCTCAGCCGTGCCCGCGTGGATCTGCGCCTCCCGTGCGCGCGAAGACGGCATTGACAAGATTCTCGCTGGCGATGGGGGCGATGAACTTTTTGGTGGTAACACCCGCTACGCCAAACAACGCGTATTCGGCTGGTACGACAGCGTTCCCGGCGCACTTCGCCGCGGCCTGCTTGAGCCCAGCCTTGCCCTTCCCGGCATGGATCGCATTCCCTTGATCAAGAAGGGGGTCAGTTACGTCGAGCAGGCCCGCGTCCCGATGCCAGACCGTATCCATATGTACAACATGCTTGTGCGACTGGGCATGGGTAACGTCTTCGAACCCGACTTCCTTGCCAGGATAGACACCGACCGGCCGCAGCGCGAACAGCGCGAAGTCTGGCATGCGACCAATGCCAAATCGCACATCAACCGCATGCTGGCTTACGACTGGAAATACACCCTTGCCGACAACGACCTTCCAAAGGTCATCGGCACGACACAACTCGCAGGCATCGATGTCGCCTTTCCGCTGCTTAGCGATGAACTACTGGCATTCTCGACCTCATTGCCACCCGAATGGAAGCTCAAACGCCTTACGTTGCGCTGGTTTTTCAAGGAAGCCTTGCGCGGCTTCCTCCCCGACGAAATCATCGCCAAGAAGAAGCACGGCTTTGGCTTGCCCTTTGGCGTGTGGGCCTGTCAGCACGCAGGGCTCAAAGCCATGGCTGCAGACGCGCTAGGCAGCTTCCGCGGTCGCGGCATTGTGAAGTCGAACTTTATTGACGACCTGCTGAAAATCCACCTCCCAGCCCACCCCGGCTACTATGGCGAAATGGTATGGATTCTGATGATGATGGAATTCTGGATGCGAGAGCACGAAACGGCTCACTAA